A single genomic interval of Spinacia oleracea cultivar Varoflay chromosome 6, BTI_SOV_V1, whole genome shotgun sequence harbors:
- the LOC110780055 gene encoding uncharacterized protein: MAYFYPSNHPENLGNYQYNDQYYYNYNHDVSNQDPRYVQYSDSEFYGNAYQQSLTPSLVGYHYSNYSQSESVLTKKSGSFGESGNYYDLVSTEYVISCDNFTPAEAIVEADGKDPNPNPNWNPKPFHGGYDIHEQYGKPLSPSMDICYPSSKIDPSSNNNTGGFSYGSVPSPYVEGVKNGVVVPKQTNGIVSGNVIQEEDLSDFEDDDDEEDDDGEYDEEDDDDDDDDDEEEEENNPVFEGGKKQDDSGNKEPSKRNKTVTFSDDVHTIVEKKDTDGEVLSKNGSVVGDEVIQEVSTNGSVVGDEVIQEVSKNGSVVGDEVIQEAPKNGVIQEASQNGGVVGDEVIQEVAENGSDVNGDEVIQEVSKNGGVFGGEVIQEGVGNGEIRRQIPSGYGMEAIDLCEGVLGGYFPCLWKRNQRIYNHERDVNDKMSDYDYCWKETAEYLFGNPNPYGGAMPEKGSYGDPVYNYHKHYPQQPLTEQVEYHGGGSSSRVHHHSSNYYGHN, from the coding sequence ATGGCATACTTCTACCCCTCAAATCATCCTGAAAATCTTGGTAATTACCAGTACAATGATCAGTATTACTACAATTACAATCATGATGTCAGTAATCAAGATCCAAGGTATGTTCAATATTCTGATTCAGAGTTTTATGGGAATGCATATCAGCAAAGTTTAACTCCATCATTAGTAGGTTATCATTACTCCAATTATAGTCAGTCTGAATCTGTTTTAACCAAGAAATCTGGTAGTTTCGGCGAAAGTGGTAATTATTATGATCTTGTTTCAACTGAATATGTCATTTCTTGTGATAATTTCACCCCTGCTGAAGCTATTGTTGAAGCTGATGGAAAGGATCCGAACCCAAACCCGAACTGGAACCCGAAACCCTTTCATGGGGGGTACGATATTCATGAGCAGTATGGGAAACCTCTGTCCCCTTCAATGGATATTTGTTATCCGAGTTCTAAGATTGACCCgagtagtaataataatacgGGGGGTTTTTCTTATGGGTCTGTTCCTTCTCCTTATGTTGAAGGGGTTAAAAATGGTGTTGTGGTGCCAAAACAAACTAATGGGATTGTTTCTGGTAATGTAATCCAAGAGGAAGATCTTTCTGATTtcgaggatgatgatgatgaagaggaCGATGATGGTGAATATGACgaggaagatgatgatgatgatgatgatgatgatgaggaagaagaagaaaataacCCGGTTTTCGAGGGAGGAAAAAAGCAAGATGATTCTGGTAATAAGGAGCCTTCTAAAAGAAACAAAACTGTAACTTTTAGTGATGATGTTCATACAATAGTAGAGAAGAAAGATACTGATGGTGAAGTATTGTCGAAAAATGGGAGCGTTGTTGGTGATGAGGTGATCCAAGAAGTGTCGACAAATGGGAGCGTTGTTGGTGATGAGGTGATCCAAGAAGTGTCGAAAAATGGAAGCGTTGTTGGTGATGAGGTTATCCAAGAAGCGCCCAAAAATGGGGTGATCCAAGAAGCGTCGCAAAATGGGGGCGTTGTTGGTGATGAGGTTATCCAAGAAGTGGCGGAAAATGGGAGCGACGTTAATGGTGATGAGGTGATCCAAGAAGTGTCAAAAAATGGGGGAGTTTTTGGTGGTGAGGTGATCCAAGAGGGCGTCGGTAATGGTGAAATAAGGCGGCAAATTCCGTCGGGTTATGGTATGGAGGCCATAGACCTATGTGAAGGAGTATTGGGTGGTTACTTCCCCTGTTTGTGGAAGAGAAACCAGAGGATTTATAATCATGAAAGGGATGTTAATGATAAGATGAGTGATTATGATTATTGTTGGAAAGAGACGGCGGAGTATCTTTTCGGGAATCCGAATCCGTACGGTGGCGCAATGCCGGAGAAAGGAAGCTATGGTGATCCAGTTTATAACTATCACAAGCATTACCCTCAGCAACCCCTTACTGAACAAGTTGAGTATCATGGAGGAGGTAGTTCTTCAAGGGTGCATCATCATTCAAGTAATTATTATGGTCATAATTAG
- the LOC130462397 gene encoding uncharacterized protein — MKYGLFWATYPEVTVHSSPENGSRPVRKPVVFRRKRHSSHDVDSTDISPTLYTPEERGNSGDVLTECLDEIPEDGTDGLARVVSLLGLELEKVKTKMMSVTNKKCSEILVSAAEEIHSQLQNVESQIQTDLVKLTSLKTSKRKHLETRLEGLHSEDCALCEEFDVVREQWAKFFTNKYLLLALARLIDLV; from the exons ATGAAATATGGACTTTTTTGGGCAACGTATCCAGAAGTAACTGTTCACTCATCTCCAGAGAACGGAAGTAGGCCTGTTCGGAAACCTGTGGTCTTCCGACGTAAACGACATAGCAGTCATGATGTTGACTCTACTGATATCAGTCCTACTTTGTATACTCCAGAAG AAAGGGGCAATTCTGGTGATGTGTTAACGGAATGCTTGGATGAAATTCCAGAGGACGGAACCGACGGATTGGCCAG AGTGGTTTCGTTGTTAGGCTTGGAGTTAGAAAAGGTTAAAACCAAAATGATGTCAGTGACAAACAAAAAATGCTCAGAAATACTGGTGTCTGCTGCCGAAGAAATTCATTCACAGCTGCAGAATGTTGAGTCTCAGATTCAGACAGATTT AGTGAAACTAACAAGCCTCAAGACATCTAAAAGGAAACATCTGGAGACAAGGCTTGAAG gtctacactccgaggattgcgccttatgcgaggaatttgatgtggttcgtgagcaatgggctaagttttttaccaacaagtatttattattggctttagcgcgcttgatcgatttggtttag